From one Rhodamnia argentea isolate NSW1041297 chromosome 1, ASM2092103v1, whole genome shotgun sequence genomic stretch:
- the LOC125314635 gene encoding early nodulin-75-like — protein MSPKSLLALLLGLVLLTTAIAEELDHRHHPFKEERHPKGHKPPYKHHPGGGRLLLWSLPIRPFFPKPKPPKVRRPPSLPDAVRRPEPHPGHPFPKKPPHPHEPPTEN, from the coding sequence atgtcTCCCAAGTCCTTGCTAGCGTTATTACTAGGCCTGGTGCTCCTCACCACGGCCATTGCGGAGGAGCttgaccaccgccaccacccgtTCAAGGAGGAAAGGCACCCGAAGGGGCACAAGCCGCCCTACAAGCACCACCCCGGCGGCGGCCGCCTCCTCTTATGGTCGCTCCCGATCCGTCCGTTTTTCCCCAAGCCCAAGCCGCCGAAGGTGCGCAGGCCACCGTCCTTGCCCGACGCGGTGAGGAGACCGGAGCCCCATCCTGGTCATCCTTTCCCCAAGAAGCCACCCCACCCCCACGAGCCTCCCACTGAGAACTGA